In Deinococcus proteolyticus MRP, a single genomic region encodes these proteins:
- the ispG gene encoding flavodoxin-dependent (E)-4-hydroxy-3-methylbut-2-enyl-diphosphate synthase, with product MSFESLPQLDMDGVESTTLPAFAAIPRRRTVSVDVGGVRMGSDHPIVVQSMTNTHTADAEATAMQVAQLVRAGSELVRVTVNNGEAAAALPEIVARLSDLGISVPIVGDFHYNGHKLLREYPEAARLLAKYRINPGNVGAGQRHDANFATMIEVAKEYGKPVRIGVNWGSLDQQVLARLMDENAARGNPRSPTDVTIEAMVVSALESAAYAEQLGLAHDKIIISVKVSSAPELWAVYRRLAAQCDYPLHLGLTEAGMGMKGMVATSVALAPLLTEGIGDTIRVSLTPEPGASRKLEVEVAQQILQSLGLRQFLPQVTSCPGCGRTTSTFFQSLAQKIQDYIRDQMPEWKGQYPGVEEMQVAVMGCVVNGPGESKHAHIGISLPGTGEDPRAPVYQDGQLLTTLKGPRIAEEFQELLEKYVREHYGKKS from the coding sequence ATGAGTTTCGAGTCGCTGCCCCAACTGGACATGGACGGCGTGGAATCCACCACGCTGCCTGCTTTCGCTGCCATCCCACGCCGCCGCACGGTGAGTGTGGACGTAGGCGGGGTCAGGATGGGCTCGGACCACCCCATCGTGGTGCAGAGCATGACCAACACCCACACCGCCGACGCCGAGGCCACCGCCATGCAAGTGGCGCAGCTGGTGCGTGCCGGTTCCGAGCTGGTGCGCGTCACGGTGAACAACGGCGAGGCCGCCGCTGCCCTGCCCGAAATCGTGGCGCGGCTCTCGGACCTGGGCATCAGCGTGCCGATTGTGGGCGACTTTCACTACAACGGCCACAAGCTGCTGCGCGAGTATCCGGAGGCTGCCCGGCTGCTCGCCAAGTACCGCATCAACCCCGGCAATGTGGGCGCCGGCCAGCGCCATGACGCCAACTTCGCCACCATGATTGAAGTGGCCAAGGAGTACGGCAAGCCGGTGCGTATCGGGGTGAACTGGGGGTCGCTGGACCAGCAGGTGCTGGCGCGGCTGATGGACGAAAATGCCGCCCGGGGAAACCCCCGCTCGCCCACCGACGTGACTATTGAGGCGATGGTGGTTTCGGCGCTGGAATCGGCAGCCTACGCGGAGCAGCTGGGGCTGGCGCACGACAAGATCATCATCTCGGTCAAGGTGAGCAGTGCCCCCGAGCTGTGGGCGGTGTACCGCCGCCTGGCCGCACAGTGCGACTATCCGCTGCACCTGGGTCTGACCGAAGCGGGCATGGGCATGAAGGGCATGGTGGCGACCTCGGTGGCCCTTGCGCCGCTGCTGACCGAAGGCATCGGGGACACCATCCGCGTGAGCCTGACGCCGGAGCCGGGCGCCAGCCGCAAGCTGGAAGTGGAAGTGGCCCAGCAGATTCTGCAGAGCCTGGGCCTGCGCCAGTTTTTGCCGCAAGTGACCTCCTGCCCCGGCTGCGGGCGCACCACCTCGACCTTTTTTCAGAGCCTGGCCCAGAAGATTCAGGACTATATCCGCGACCAGATGCCCGAGTGGAAGGGGCAGTATCCCGGCGTGGAGGAGATGCAGGTGGCCGTGATGGGCTGCGTGGTGAACGGTCCTGGCGAGAGCAAGCACGCACACATCGGGATTTCCCTGCCCGGCACCGGCGAAGACCCCCGCGCCCCGGTGTATCAGGACGGCCAGCTGCTGACCACCCTCAAGGGGCCGCGCATTGCTGAAGAGTTTCAGGAACTGCTGGAAAAGTACGTGCGCGAGCACTACGGAAAGAAGTCTTGA
- a CDS encoding bifunctional 5,10-methylenetetrahydrofolate dehydrogenase/5,10-methenyltetrahydrofolate cyclohydrolase produces MTARLLPGAPVADALLARVAGRVRVLAQVPRLALVRVGDDPASVSYVRSKDKKAREVGIDSEVHALPETTTQAELLALLARLNADPAVSGILVQLPLPAHIAEEPVLLAVDPAKDVDGFHPFNVAQMWAGHARLNPCTPAGILELLDFYGIPVAGQRAAVVGRSEIVGRPMAAMLLGRDATVTIAHSRTADLGAVTREADILVVAVGRPQFLTPDIVKPGATVIDVGINRIEVGGKGKIVGDVHPDVVQVAGGLTPVPGGVGLLTVAQLMANTVTAAELVQARG; encoded by the coding sequence ATGACGGCCCGGCTGCTGCCAGGCGCTCCCGTGGCCGACGCTCTGCTGGCCCGTGTGGCCGGGCGGGTCCGCGTCCTGGCCCAGGTGCCCCGGCTGGCGCTGGTGCGGGTGGGCGACGACCCGGCCAGCGTGAGCTATGTGCGCTCCAAGGACAAGAAGGCGCGCGAGGTGGGGATTGACAGCGAGGTCCACGCCCTCCCCGAAACCACCACCCAGGCCGAGCTACTGGCCCTGCTGGCCCGGCTGAACGCCGACCCGGCAGTCAGTGGCATTCTGGTGCAGCTGCCGCTGCCCGCCCACATTGCCGAGGAACCGGTGCTGCTGGCGGTGGACCCCGCCAAGGACGTGGACGGCTTTCACCCGTTCAACGTGGCGCAGATGTGGGCCGGCCATGCCCGGCTGAATCCCTGCACCCCTGCCGGGATTCTGGAACTGCTGGACTTTTACGGTATTCCGGTGGCAGGCCAGCGCGCCGCAGTGGTGGGCCGCAGCGAAATCGTGGGCCGGCCGATGGCGGCCATGCTGCTGGGCCGCGACGCCACCGTGACCATCGCCCACAGCCGCACGGCCGACCTGGGCGCCGTGACCCGCGAGGCCGACATTCTGGTGGTCGCCGTGGGCCGCCCGCAGTTCCTGACTCCCGACATAGTGAAGCCGGGCGCCACCGTGATTGATGTAGGTATCAACCGCATAGAGGTGGGCGGCAAGGGCAAAATCGTGGGCGACGTTCACCCGGATGTGGTGCAGGTCGCCGGCGGCCTGACCCCGGTGCCGGGCGGCGTGGGCCTGCTGACCGTGGCGCAGCTGATGGCGAACACGGTGACAGCGGCGGAGCTGGTGCAGGCACGCGGCTGA